The stretch of DNA ATGGCTTTAGTtttcatattatattattatatttattatttttaaataaaatatacttttttgaaaaattataaaattaaaatagcaaaagataaaagaaaaccttacctaaatgaaatattcttggaaatattattgtaGCTAACCAAAGTCCCCAAACGACTTACTTATGCACAAGATAACGCCTAGCAGGAGGTGCAGAGGAGCCGGTAAATGGAAGTAAAAGAACACAACCAATGCAACAAGtaatgccacgcccaccagaCCGATGATGAATGACAAGAGAATGGCCCAGCACATGTCCTGCCGAATTGAGTGGGGATAGGGTTAGAAAATCGAAGATTTAAGAGTCAGAACTCACCCACATGGTGCCAAAGAGCAGAAATACTTTGGCCAGGGCATAGATGAGGGCGAAGACCATTGCTAGGGTCATGAGCAGGATATTGGAGTTGCCCGTGATTAACTCGAACAGACCcacagaaaatataattacgGCCAGGATCATCCCCGTGAAGCCGATGAAGATGCAGCCGATGTAGAGCGACACATAGCCGCAGAACACGCGCAGACACATTTCGATTTCCCCTGTCTTTTGACTAGAAATTACAAGCACATACTTTACTAGAATTTTGAACTAAATTTTGGATTTCAAAAGATTACATGTTGACATCAAAAACAAGCTAAATATTAGAGTTACTTTACTACAACATTAAATTAATCTGTTCAGATGctgatattaaaaaacaagaatagCGAACTAGCCGAGTTTATGTACcatcattcctattaaattGCGTATTTGTTGCAACCGAAAAAATTATAGCTGCTGTAATTTCTATAGCATATATGTATGATTTATAAATGATATAGTCATctgaatttcttaaaaatgtaagtcTATGACTTCTATGGGAACTACGTAAATCATTAGACAGGAAGTGACTCCTATGGGTATCAAAATTGCAAACATCCgactaataattattaatataatataaatatattaaaatgtagTGTTAAAATAGACCaaatcttaatttatttttaatttacaagcACATcgatttacttatttttaatgtatattttttgacttcaacatttttgttgtagtactcatttcaaaattggcgctCAAACCCAACCAGCTGTTGCAGTGATGGAACTTGGCTGCTATCGATAGTCAATCTAAAATTGTCCTATAACCTCGCCAAACTATCGTTTCCAATTAGCATCCATCCAACTAACTAAAGAATCAAGTAAATAATGGATATAGCCGGTGCGCCGCCGAATAAGCGAGCACGGAAATCGCCCAGCCTGGAGGAGGACATCACTGGGATCCGGGCCATCCTGTCCGATGAGTTTGACGAGGAGATACCACTGATCCAGGCGCACAGTTGCCAGTTGGAGACGAAACAGCAGCTGCAGGCGGTCATCCAGGAGCTCTCCCAGAAGCTGCCCCACTTCCAGCACCTGAAGCGCGTCCAGGATCGCAGCGTGCTCATCTGCCCCAGCTCGGAGATCGGGGTAGCCACGACCCTGGAGCAGCACCTTGAACAGTTCGCCTTCTCGGAGCACGTGCTGCGTGCCCTGTGCCAGGGAGTCCGGGTGGTGGAGGTGCCGCAACGGATGCCCCGGCTGCGGGCGCAGTACGAGAAGAGCCTGAAGCACTGGCCCTGCAAGTTCCACCCCAATCACTACTCCGAATCCCTGCGGAATGGCAGCAACTTCAGCTCCGCACAGCGCATCTTCCACAAGAGGATGGCCCAATTGCTGGTGAGGCTCTCCCGGGATGTGAATGCCAACCGACCAGTCGGCATCTGCGTGGATCCACGACAACTGAACATTGTATCCATCGCTGGAGCCGCTGAATCCTCAAGTCCACACGAGCATTGCTGCATGCTGCTGGTGGATTTTGTGGCCCGAAGTCAAGAGGGAGGAGCCACAAAGGCGGAGCTCCCATTCACAGAGGATTCTACGGAATCCTTGGACACCACTCTGCGGGGGATACCCAAGGCCTACTACGATTACCTGATCAAAGATGAAGAGTACAAAGACCTAACCTTCGGAGCGGAGAAGTCGAGGGATAGTAAGGGAGTAGATCCCATTCAAGGATCCGATAATCTGGCCAAATTCGGACCCTATCTGTGCACCGGCTA from Drosophila takahashii strain IR98-3 E-12201 chromosome 2R, DtakHiC1v2, whole genome shotgun sequence encodes:
- the LOC108069330 gene encoding uncharacterized protein isoform X1, yielding MCLRVFCGYVSLYIGCIFIGFTGMILAVIIFSVGLFELITGNSNILLMTLAMVFALIYALAKVFLLFGTMWDMCWAILLSFIIGLVGVALLVALVVFFYFHLPAPLHLLLGVILCIIELYYEWIIISTWWCCRSCTNDC
- the LOC108069330 gene encoding uncharacterized protein isoform X2, with the translated sequence MCLRVFCGYVSLYIGCIFIGFTGMILAVIIFSVGLFELITGNSNILLMTLAMVFALIYALAKVFLLFGTMTCAGPFSCHSSSVWWAWHYLLHWLCSFTSIYRLLCTSC
- the LOC108069324 gene encoding probable inactive tRNA-specific adenosine deaminase-like protein 3; its protein translation is MDIAGAPPNKRARKSPSLEEDITGIRAILSDEFDEEIPLIQAHSCQLETKQQLQAVIQELSQKLPHFQHLKRVQDRSVLICPSSEIGVATTLEQHLEQFAFSEHVLRALCQGVRVVEVPQRMPRLRAQYEKSLKHWPCKFHPNHYSESLRNGSNFSSAQRIFHKRMAQLLVRLSRDVNANRPVGICVDPRQLNIVSIAGAAESSSPHEHCCMLLVDFVARSQEGGATKAELPFTEDSTESLDTTLRGIPKAYYDYLIKDEEYKDLTFGAEKSRDSKGVDPIQGSDNLAKFGPYLCTGYDVYLLQEPCLMCSMALVHSRAKRVFFLRSSENGALATRFQLHSVRELNHHYEVFQFTTQEDQDLT